A single region of the Flavobacteriales bacterium genome encodes:
- a CDS encoding DUF1684 domain-containing protein — translation MNSILFQYMLFSVLATACAITSTSDCLTSHERFLQEQHEIFSDAERSPLLEKDREGFQSINYYPYDAKYCVRARWVRTEDELPFEMPTSTERRPMYIKYGELHFDVDGEQLVLSAYQNIELSKDSEWENYLFIPFNDLTNGETTYGGGRYLDFEIPETEWITLNLNNTYHPLCSYDHRYSCPIPPEENMLDVRIEAGVKSGINGRPADNSEH, via the coding sequence ATGAATTCTATCCTCTTCCAGTACATGTTGTTCTCCGTACTCGCGACCGCTTGTGCCATCACTTCCACTAGTGATTGCTTGACATCACACGAGCGATTCTTACAAGAGCAGCATGAGATATTCAGTGATGCGGAACGATCACCTCTATTGGAAAAGGATCGTGAAGGCTTTCAATCCATCAACTATTATCCATACGATGCGAAATACTGTGTGAGGGCGCGGTGGGTGCGTACGGAAGATGAGTTGCCCTTCGAGATGCCTACGAGCACTGAGAGAAGACCCATGTATATCAAGTATGGAGAGCTTCATTTCGATGTAGATGGAGAGCAGCTGGTCTTATCGGCCTATCAGAATATCGAGTTGAGCAAGGACAGTGAATGGGAGAACTATCTGTTCATTCCTTTCAATGACCTGACCAATGGTGAGACCACCTATGGAGGAGGGAGATACCTGGATTTTGAGATTCCGGAAACGGAATGGATCACCCTGAATCTGAACAATACCTATCACCCGCTATGTTCTTATGACCATAGATATTCTTGTCCTATCCCTCCCGAGGAAAATATGCTCGATGTACGTATAGAGGCCGGAGTCAAGTCGGGGATCAATGGGCGGCCCGCAGACAATTCAGAACATTGA
- a CDS encoding M1 family metallopeptidase yields the protein MTKNLLLAIAGSALMACGSSPETAETESKTESEKTYVKDVHSFARPDEIAVDHIDLDIELDFDQHVISGTASHRLVHNSAADHVYFDIDGIEVRAARADDSETDFELLEGNEFGQAVKVKVSPETKYVHIDYRTSPEAAAVQWLDKEQTGGKEHPFLFTQGQAILTRSWIPSQDSPGIRVTYNAEVTVPKEMMAVMSASNPTERSEDGVYSFEMKQAIPPYLIALAAGDLEFRSVGPRTGVYAEPGMVDRSAAELEDMEAMIEAAEGLYGEYAWDRYDVIVLPPSFPFGGMENPRLTFATPTIIAGDKSLTSLIAHELAHSWSGNLVTNATWDDFWLNEGFTVYFEYRIMEEVYGKDYTDMIKSLGLQDLRHTIDEMGHDHADTHLKLALEGRNPDDGMTDIAYEKGHMFLEMLENTYGRQTFDAFLKQYFQENAFKNMTTERFLEYLDSELIAKHDKEVNVQEWVYGPGLPSNSPDITSDRFAKVSEAMAEWQEGERSLDEIETGEWSTHEWLHFLRAIPDDASVKMMSTLDQAFAFSASSNSEILGIWFVKAARTGYKPAYEPMADFLVNVGRRKFLTPIYTALKENGELEMAKLIYDKARPNYHSVSRGTMDELLGWQES from the coding sequence ATGACCAAGAACCTTCTTCTCGCAATTGCCGGTAGTGCCCTGATGGCCTGTGGATCATCTCCTGAAACGGCAGAGACCGAATCAAAGACCGAATCAGAAAAGACCTACGTGAAAGACGTACACTCCTTTGCCCGTCCGGATGAGATCGCAGTCGACCACATCGACCTGGACATCGAATTGGATTTCGATCAGCATGTGATCAGCGGTACGGCCTCACACCGTCTGGTGCACAATAGTGCAGCCGACCATGTGTATTTCGATATAGACGGAATCGAAGTGCGTGCCGCACGGGCTGACGATTCGGAAACAGACTTCGAGCTGTTGGAAGGGAATGAATTCGGTCAGGCGGTCAAGGTCAAGGTCAGCCCTGAGACGAAATACGTGCACATAGATTATCGCACCTCACCTGAGGCAGCTGCTGTGCAATGGTTGGACAAGGAACAGACCGGAGGCAAGGAGCATCCCTTCCTCTTCACGCAAGGCCAAGCCATACTTACCCGCTCATGGATACCGAGCCAGGACAGTCCGGGGATACGGGTGACCTACAATGCGGAAGTGACCGTGCCCAAGGAGATGATGGCGGTCATGAGTGCGAGTAATCCAACAGAACGATCAGAAGATGGGGTCTATTCATTCGAGATGAAGCAGGCTATTCCGCCCTATCTGATCGCACTGGCAGCTGGTGATCTGGAGTTCCGATCAGTAGGTCCGCGCACTGGAGTCTATGCTGAACCCGGTATGGTGGATCGCTCGGCAGCCGAATTGGAAGACATGGAAGCGATGATCGAAGCGGCTGAAGGGCTCTACGGTGAATACGCATGGGACCGCTATGATGTCATAGTCCTGCCACCGAGCTTCCCATTCGGAGGAATGGAGAATCCGCGATTGACTTTTGCTACTCCTACTATCATTGCCGGAGATAAATCCCTGACCTCTCTTATCGCCCATGAGTTGGCACATAGCTGGAGTGGGAATCTGGTCACCAATGCCACCTGGGATGATTTCTGGTTGAATGAAGGATTCACGGTCTATTTCGAGTACCGCATCATGGAAGAAGTCTACGGAAAGGACTATACCGATATGATCAAGAGCCTGGGCCTGCAGGATCTCAGGCATACCATCGATGAGATGGGGCATGACCATGCGGACACGCATCTCAAATTGGCCCTCGAAGGACGCAATCCGGATGATGGGATGACCGATATCGCCTATGAGAAAGGGCATATGTTCTTAGAGATGCTGGAGAACACCTATGGTAGGCAGACTTTCGATGCATTCTTGAAGCAGTATTTCCAAGAGAATGCTTTCAAGAACATGACCACAGAACGTTTCTTAGAGTATCTGGATAGTGAGTTGATCGCTAAACACGATAAAGAGGTCAATGTGCAGGAGTGGGTGTACGGTCCTGGTCTGCCCAGCAATTCTCCCGATATCACGTCTGACCGCTTTGCCAAAGTCAGTGAGGCTATGGCTGAATGGCAGGAAGGAGAACGCTCTTTGGATGAAATCGAGACCGGTGAATGGAGTACTCACGAGTGGTTGCATTTCTTGCGAGCCATTCCCGATGATGCATCTGTTAAAATGATGAGCACATTGGACCAGGCCTTTGCATTCTCAGCGAGTAGCAACTCGGAGATATTGGGAATTTGGTTCGTAAAGGCAGCACGTACGGGCTATAAACCTGCCTACGAACCCATGGCCGATTTCTTGGTCAATGTAGGACGCAGGAAATTCCTGACCCCGATATATACGGCTTTGAAGGAGAATGGGGAGTTGGAGATGGCCAAGCTCATCTATGACAAGGCCCGCCCGAACTATCACTCCGTCTCTCGTGGCACGATGGACGAGCTTCTAGGCTGGCAAGAAAGCTGA